The DNA region AAGATGCTGAAGATGCCAAGAAGCAGTTagaggatctttccacttcagaaGAAGCCCGGATCCAAGAACTCAGAAAGGTCTCACAGGAAAGAGATCAAGCATGGCAGTCCGAACTAGAGGCAATCCAGAAGCAATATTCAATGGATTCCGAAGCTCTGAGTTCTTCACTAAACGAGATTCAGAAGCTGAAGCTCCAGCTGGAAAAGGTTTCTGAATCCGAAGCTTCCCACGCTAGAAATGCAGAATCCGCTCATGCAGATATTCAGAATTTAAGACACGAGCTAACCGAAACACTTGCCCTAGTGGAGAAATTGAAAACCCAGATCAATAATCTAAACGAATCTGAAGATCAGGCATTGGAGTTACTTAACAGGACCCAGATGCAGCTTGAAATCGCAAAGACCACAGAAGAAACTCTCAGGTCTGAAAACGATCTAACTGTGGAGGCTCTCAAAGCCTTATCGCTACAGTTTGATCAGTCGAAAGCTCGAGTAAATTCATTGGAGGAGCTCGTTACTAAACTTCAGGCTGACAATATTCCCAAAGAGGAGGAGGATGATAAGGATACAAACCAGCTGGAAAACGAGTTTAATGAGGCCAAAACTGATTTGAACCAACTAAAAACTGCTCTGGATGTGGCGGATGATAAGGATACAAACCAGCTGGAAAACGAGTTTAATGAGGCCAAAACTGAATTGAACCAATTAAGAACTGCTCTGGATGTGGCGGAGAGAAGATACCAAGAGGAGTATATTCAGAGTACTCTACAGATCAGAAGCGCTTATGAACTAGTTGAAAAAATGAAATCAGAGTCAAGCATGCGAGAGGCTGAGTTGgaggagaagctgaagaaggAAAATACTGAAGTTGAAGAGAATATAGAGAAAGACCCAATTAGCGAGACAGAATCAAACATGGAAAGGGAGCTGAAGAAACTCGGGCTAGAAATGGAAGATTTGAAGGCAAGTTTGATGGACAAAGAAACCGAGTTACAGATCATAATGGAGGAAAACGAGACCCTGAAGAGAGAAATAGATGGAAATAAGTCAAACAACGAGGCACTTGCTTTGGCAGAAGCTGGAAAGGCTTCAGAAAGAGATGGGCTGATGATAAAGGTAGGATCTTTGGCTGAGGAAGCAGATAAGAGCAATCGAAAGGCTGCTCGAACTATCGAACAACTTGAGGCAACTCAGGTGGCTAATTTAGAGTTGGAAGCAGAGTTGAGGAAGTTAAAGGTGCAGTCTGACCAGTGGAGGAAGGCAGCAGAGGCAGCTGCTGCTATGATTTCATCAACTGGAAACAATGGAAGATTCGTGGAGAGAACAGGATCCTTAAACAGCAATTACAACAACAACAGTATTGGAAGTGGGAAGAAGATGGGGTCGCCGAACTATGAGGAGGAAATGGAGGATGAGTCGCCTAAGAAGAAGAATGGAAACATGTTGAAGAAAATTGGTGTCTTGTTGAAGAAAGGCAGCATAAAATAGGGACAAGTATCCttttttgtcatttatattGTTTGTTATGTATTCTCCTGAAGTGGATTCTGCATtgttatttcttctttttcttatttttgttatcaATCAGGTTGGGCTGTTTTGGTTtaagagatgatgatgatgaattgaTGATCATGTATAGTTAGTTTATCTCTGTATGTATGTATGACAGCAGGTTTTGCTGAACAATGCACTTCTTTCTGTTGTATTTTCTTATTTTGGCTCATCTGGTTCATTTTAGGACATGGAATTTGTAACATAGGCAAGCaggtttatttcaaaatattattaccaAAATGAAAAACAACTGATTAAAAGTgattggtaaaaaaaattattataaaaggaAATAATCTTAACAATATGGTGGacaattaaataatagataaaCTGATTTTTGAAAGACTAATACtagtaaatttttattaattagagtttggagtgattttaagaaaaattgaggtagaccaaagaaaataaaataaaaattatgaataaaactaGTGAATTAATTAGAGTTTCAAACGAGTCAAGCCGAGTTTAAACCAGCTTGAGCTCAACTCGATTATTTACCTACAAGTTCAGCCCGACTcgaaaaatttaatcaaaattaaatttttaagaataaatatttattttaaattttaggtttaatattaaaataaataaaaaatatattatttattattaggtTCCAAAATGCTCAACAAGCAATCGAGCAAATAATATATGAGTTCGACTCGAACTTGGTCAAAGTTAAACCAAGTCAAACATTGACCGACCGACTCACGAGTagtttgactcatttgcagTCTTAAGATTAATAtgcattttataattttttttagatattaaaaaataaaaataaaatttaaaataaaaagaattaaaaaattaaaaattttaggagttgtatatatatatataataataataataaagtataaaattaatttaataaataattaataatatatgagttcatttatttgaaacaaataataattaattttaaatttataattataaatgacTTAATTTCTACACAattgtaaaacaaaaaataatttataaat from Impatiens glandulifera chromosome 5, dImpGla2.1, whole genome shotgun sequence includes:
- the LOC124938316 gene encoding interactor of constitutive active ROPs 2, chloroplastic isoform X2, which encodes MQTAKTRNSTTTTETPPPQRTSPSKVKAARQLKISGPDSDGGGGGGGVPSPNQASKKPKEGSPRIIDRKSPRTPTSLGVVATEKKRLTKVSELESQLSQIQEELKKAKDQLNASESTKKQAQQDAEDAKKQLEDLSTSEEARIQELRKVSQERDQAWQSELEAIQKQYSMDSEALSSSLNEIQKLKLQLEKVSESEASHARNAESAHADIQNLRHELTETLALVEKLKTQINNLNESEDQALELLNRTQMQLEIAKTTEETLRSENDLTVEALKALSLQFDQSKARVNSLEELVTKLQADNIPKEEEDDKDTNQLENEFNEAKTDLNQLKTALDVADDKDTNQLENEFNEAKTELNQLRTALDVAERRYQEEYIQSTLQIRSAYELVEKMKSESSMREAELEEKLKKENTEVEENIEKDPISETESNMERELKKLGLEMEDLKASLMDKETELQIIMEENETLKREIDGNKSNNEALALAEAGKASERDGLMIKVGSLAEEADKSNRKAARTIEQLEATQVANLELEAELRKLKVQSDQWRKAAEAAAAMISSTGNNGRFVERTGSLNSNYNNNSIGSGKKMGSPNYEEEMEDESPKKKNGNMLKKIGVLLKKGSIK
- the LOC124938316 gene encoding interactor of constitutive active ROPs 2, chloroplastic isoform X1, encoding MQTAKTSRNSTTTTETPPPQRTSPSKVKAARQLKISGPDSDGGGGGGGVPSPNQASKKPKEGSPRIIDRKSPRTPTSLGVVATEKKRLTKVSELESQLSQIQEELKKAKDQLNASESTKKQAQQDAEDAKKQLEDLSTSEEARIQELRKVSQERDQAWQSELEAIQKQYSMDSEALSSSLNEIQKLKLQLEKVSESEASHARNAESAHADIQNLRHELTETLALVEKLKTQINNLNESEDQALELLNRTQMQLEIAKTTEETLRSENDLTVEALKALSLQFDQSKARVNSLEELVTKLQADNIPKEEEDDKDTNQLENEFNEAKTDLNQLKTALDVADDKDTNQLENEFNEAKTELNQLRTALDVAERRYQEEYIQSTLQIRSAYELVEKMKSESSMREAELEEKLKKENTEVEENIEKDPISETESNMERELKKLGLEMEDLKASLMDKETELQIIMEENETLKREIDGNKSNNEALALAEAGKASERDGLMIKVGSLAEEADKSNRKAARTIEQLEATQVANLELEAELRKLKVQSDQWRKAAEAAAAMISSTGNNGRFVERTGSLNSNYNNNSIGSGKKMGSPNYEEEMEDESPKKKNGNMLKKIGVLLKKGSIK